A DNA window from Drosophila pseudoobscura strain MV-25-SWS-2005 chromosome 2, UCI_Dpse_MV25, whole genome shotgun sequence contains the following coding sequences:
- the gskt gene encoding putative glycogen synthase kinase-3 homolog — MSIPKSSGFSNKVITVVATNGYGADTMSEISYTDTKVVGNGSFGVVFQAKIVPSNEQVAIKKVLQDRRFKNRELQIMRKLRHDNIVNLKYFFYSSGEKRDEVYLNLVMEFIPDTLYKVERQYARAKQTLPVNYVRLYMYQLLRGMAYLHSIGFCHRDIKPQNMLLDTETGILKLCDFGSAKQLVSGEPNVSYICSRYYRAPELIFGATDYTTKIDVWSAGCVLAELLLGQLIFPGDSGVDQIVEIVKVMGTPTTEQLHDMNPHYKQFKLPQLKPHPWSKVFRIRTPAEAIDLVSKLLIYTPNARASPLMGCAHPFFDELRQDPYQLLPNGRSLPPLFNFTDYERSIEPSLNPLLIPRSGSSPPPVRDNTHYRHRHTAGQEAGPKTGPICKPPKRLSSKLPQPTLKVVGTAPPLIRQDMGNGDHADAAEQQDDSVDTETLVAFDGTIAYEGNDSDPNEDGVDYEDDGGQSNTAASNTFKETKENDSDESDESDEDTLEEQSAESDDD, encoded by the coding sequence ATGTCGATTCCCAAGAGCAGCGGCTTCAGCAATAAGGTGATCACAGTGGTAGCCACTAATGGTTATGGAGCAGACACAATGAGCGAGATCAGCTATACGGACACAAAAGTGGTTGGGAACGGCAGTTTCGGTGTGGTCTTCCAGGCCAAGATAGTGCCCAGCAACGAGCAGGTGGCCATCAAGAAAGTGCTGCAGGATCGCCGCTTCAAGAATCGAGAGCTCCAGATCATGCGAAAGCTGCGCCACGACAATATCGTGAACCTCAAGTACTTCTTCTACTCGAGCGGCGAGAAGCGCGACGAGGTGTACCTCAATCTGGTGATGGAGTTCATACCGGACACCCTCTACAAGGTGGAGCGCCAGTACGCCAGGGCCAAGCAGACGCTGCCCGTGAACTACGTGCGGCTCTACATGTACCAGCTGCTCCGGGGCATGGCCTACCTGCACAGCATCGGCTTCTGTCACCGGGACATCAAGCCGCAGAACATGCTGCTTGACACGGAGACGGGCATCCTGAAGCTCTGCGACTTCGGCAGCGCCAAGCAACTGGTGTCTGGAGAGCCGAACGTTTCGTATATCTGCTCGCGCTACTACCGCGCACCGGAGCTGATCTTCGGGGCCACCGACTACACGACCAAGATCGACGTCTGGAGTGCTGGCTGTGTCCTGGCTGAGCTGCTGCTCGGACAGCTGATCTTTCCGGGCGACTCGGGCGTCGACCAGATCGTGGAGATCGTCAAGGTGATGGGCACCCCGACCACGGAGCAGCTGCACGACATGAATCCCCACTACAAGCAGTTCAAGCTGCCGCAGCTAAAGCCCCACCCCTGGTCGAAGGTCTTCCGCATTCGCACCCCCGCCGAGGCCATCGATTTGGTGTCGAAGCTGCTGATCTACACGCCCAATGCCCGTGCCAGCCCGTTGATGGGCTGTGCCCATCCTTTCTTCGACGAACTGCGCCAGGATCCGTACCAGCTGCTGCCAAATGGCCGCAGCCTGCCGCCGCTATTCAATTTCACTGACTACGAGCGCTCCATCGAGCCGAGTCTCAATCCTCTGTTGATCCCCCGATCGGGGAGTAGCCCGCCGCCCGTCCGCGACAACACGCATTATCGCCATCGTCACACGGCTGGGCAAGAGGCTGGGCCGAAGACCGGGCCAATATGCAAGCCGCCCAAGCGATTGTCTTCCAAGCTGCCTCAGCCGACTTTGAAGGTGGTCGGTACAGCTCCACCATTGATCCGGCAGGACATGGGAAACGGCGATCACGCTGATGCAGCAGAACAGCAGGACGACTCGGTGGATACCGAAACACTCGTCGCATTTGATGGTACCATTGCCTATGAGGGCAATGACAGCGATCCAAACGAGGACGGGGTGGACTACGAAGATGATGGGGGCCAGTCCAATACCGCCGCAAGCAACACTTTTAAGGAAACCAAGGAGAATGATTCGGATGAGTCGGATGAATCGGATGAAGACACCCTCGAGGAGCAATCTGCCGAGAGCGATGATGATTAG